In Janthinobacterium sp. B9-8, the genomic stretch ACCCTCGGCAGAGCAGGCTTATCAGCTGCCTGCGGGCTCTTTATCTGCTCAGCTTAAGCAGTTTTCGCAGCAATCGGGTATCAAGCTCAATATCGATGAAAGCTTAGTCAAGGGCTGGACAAGGCCTGCGCTGAATGGCCGCTATTCTGGCCAGCAGGGGCTGAATGCCATTCTGGCCGATACCGGCTTACAGGCCGTAGCCAACGGCAATGGTTATCAGCTCATTGCCAACACAGCCTACTTAGCCCCTATCACGGTGACCGGGGAGAAAATCAACCGCTCCATGCAGGAAACCACCACCGCCATCACCGTATTAAATGGCACGGATCTGGATAAGGGCCATGTCACATCGATTTATGAAGTAGGCAATCGCGCGCCCAACGTCAATATCAATGGCGCAGGCGGAGTGAATATCCGTGGCGTGGAAGGCACCGGCCCTGCAACAGGCGTATTCAGCTTTATCTCTGGCGCCCGCCCGCGTGTCAGCACTAGTGTGGATGGCGCTCCTGAAACGTGGTCCGGCCAGCAATATGTAGACTTCGGCATGTGGGATGTAGAGCAGGTAGAGATTTTGCGCGGGCCCCAATCAACCACCCAAGGCCGTAACACCATTGGCGGGGCCGTGGTGGTAAACACTAAAAATCCTACCTCCAGCTGGGAAGGCGCAGTGCGCGCTGGCTATGAAAACGAAGCAGGCAGAACGCTGGGTGCTGCCATGATTTCCGGCCCTATCGTGCAAGATGAATTGGCATTCCGCCTTGCTGCCGAAGGTATCAAAGGCAAGGGTTTTGTTGAATATCCCGGCGTGTGGCCATGGGACCCATCGGATTTCAAACGCCAGAATATCCGCGCCAAATTGCTTTGGACGCCAAGTAATATGCCTGATTTTTCGGCCAAGCTCACCGTATCCCAGCGGGATCAGGAAGGCGAATTCTTAAACCGGATTAATAGCGCCAACCATTCAGACCGCACTTATTCCAAGCTGAATTCCAGAGTAAACACCCGCACGCAAGATTCATCCAAAACCACGGCCAATGTCGATCTTGAATACAAAATATCAGACAGCTTAAACAGCCATATGCTCTATAGCCGTGGCAAATACCGCGCTTCATTTAAAGAAACCGGCGCTGATCGCTTCCAGCTGCAAATGGATGAAAACAGCAATACGCTGGAATCCCGCTTGGTTTACGACCCACAAGGCGGCAGCGTAACGGCACTGGCAGGGCTTTACTACTACGACCGCCATCAGGATTTGAACGCCAGCCCATATAACAGTGGCTTTTTTGGCACCGATAAAGTCGACACCCTCGCTTTTTTTGGTGAATCCACTATTGCTCTGAACAGCAGTTTTGATCTAAATATAGGCGGGCGTATCGAGCGTGAAAGCCAGAAACGCAATGTTTTAGGATGGCCTGGCACCCCCAATGAAGCACTGATCAAAACCGATATCACCGAAACCATGTTTTTGCCTAAAGTCGGCGTGATTTACAAAGCCACACCCGAAACATCATTCGGCCTGACCTATCGCGAGGGCTATACCCCGGGCGCAGGCAGCATTAATTATGACGACAACAAGTTT encodes the following:
- a CDS encoding TonB-dependent receptor domain-containing protein, with the translated sequence MKYPTRHYSLLLATKLALACLGGATLTSVAYASPSAEQAYQLPAGSLSAQLKQFSQQSGIKLNIDESLVKGWTRPALNGRYSGQQGLNAILADTGLQAVANGNGYQLIANTAYLAPITVTGEKINRSMQETTTAITVLNGTDLDKGHVTSIYEVGNRAPNVNINGAGGVNIRGVEGTGPATGVFSFISGARPRVSTSVDGAPETWSGQQYVDFGMWDVEQVEILRGPQSTTQGRNTIGGAVVVNTKNPTSSWEGAVRAGYENEAGRTLGAAMISGPIVQDELAFRLAAEGIKGKGFVEYPGVWPWDPSDFKRQNIRAKLLWTPSNMPDFSAKLTVSQRDQEGEFLNRINSANHSDRTYSKLNSRVNTRTQDSSKTTANVDLEYKISDSLNSHMLYSRGKYRASFKETGADRFQLQMDENSNTLESRLVYDPQGGSVTALAGLYYYDRHQDLNASPYNSGFFGTDKVDTLAFFGESTIALNSSFDLNIGGRIERESQKRNVLGWPGTPNEALIKTDITETMFLPKVGVIYKATPETSFGLTYREGYTPGAGSINYDDNKFYEYGKEEVSTIELSSRSSFLDKRLTLNTNLFYNRYKDYQALLNNYFTNIPKAESYGVEVSADASVNSSLKLFASLGLLSTKITESNLRSTSVDGNRFGYAAPVSASFGFKQQFDLGFFINGDISHTGEYYSDLNNSETLKAGDYTLANLQIGYDKGNYAVRAYVKNLFNSDVIYRKGSRNNEADAGAPRTVGVTVDYRF